Proteins encoded together in one Mycobacterium simiae window:
- a CDS encoding MMPL/RND family transporter, which produces MQRLADVVLRWPWLVIGIWVAVAVALPLTLPSLGDMAQKHPLAILPSDAPSSVTARKMTEAFHEAGSEDLLLVVLTDDKGLGPADEAAYRKLVDALRHDTRDVVMVQDFLTTPPLRSVVTSKDHKAWVLPVGVAGELGTPQSYAAFNRVAELVKHNLAQAPPGSHLTANITGPAATVADLTVAGDQDRLPIELAIAVLVLLVLLVIYRSAVTMLLPLVTIGISLVIAQAVVAGYSELTDSGVSNQSIVFLSAIMAGAGTDYAVFLISRYHDYLRSGASFEQAIKKAMLSIGKVIGASAATVGITFLLISFAQMGVFKTVGASSAIGVGVAFLAAVTLLPAILVLAGPRGWVKPRRELTARFWRRSGIRIVRRPKANLLASVLVLIILASCAGLVRYNYDDRKALRASAPSSVGYAALDQHFPVNQSIPEYILVQSPHDLRTPKALADLEQMADRVSQLPNVAAVSGITRPTGSVPEQFRATYQAGAIGTLLAGGSTMINDHTGDLNRLVAGAGTLANSLGDVRGQVSQLAASVQELENAFSAAKNQYSGDALVREVDIAAQLVDHVNSLSNAMGWNFTAAKNMFAWIGPVLTALQNNPVCDADPSCSTTRGTFEQLVGNRDQADLDAINQLAHQLQDYPDKQALKASTDRLRAALRKLTGVLHSMGMDKPGGLQANLNGLQDGASRFAGGSRQLADAVAQLVDQVKQLGAGLSESAAFLLSMKRDAAQPAMAGFNIPPQLLQLEEFQKAAKVFISPDGHSVRYLVQTKLNPFSTEAMDQVNAITAAARGAQPNTALADATISMSGYTVALKDTRDYYQHDIRFIIAVTLLVVLLTLIALLRALVAPLYLVGSVVVSYLSAVGVGVLFFQYLLGQQLHWSVPPLAFVVLVAVGADYNMLLVSRMREESPHSMRYSIIRTLSSTGGVITAAGLIFAASMCGLLFSSIGTVVQGGFVIGVGILLDTFLVRTITVPAIAALVGKANWWPSAKFGRPQLRRTAGQSPVGRAEPQPN; this is translated from the coding sequence ATGCAACGGCTAGCCGATGTGGTTTTGCGGTGGCCCTGGCTGGTGATCGGCATCTGGGTCGCGGTTGCGGTTGCGCTTCCGCTGACCCTGCCGTCGCTGGGTGACATGGCTCAAAAGCATCCGCTGGCAATCCTGCCCAGCGATGCACCGTCGAGCGTCACCGCTCGAAAAATGACCGAAGCGTTCCACGAGGCCGGCTCCGAAGACCTGCTGCTGGTGGTCCTCACCGACGACAAGGGCCTCGGCCCCGCCGACGAAGCCGCCTACCGCAAACTGGTGGACGCGCTGCGACACGACACCCGTGACGTGGTGATGGTGCAGGACTTCCTCACCACGCCGCCGCTGCGCTCGGTGGTGACCAGCAAGGACCACAAGGCGTGGGTACTGCCGGTCGGGGTCGCTGGCGAATTGGGCACGCCCCAGTCCTACGCCGCGTTCAACCGGGTCGCCGAGCTCGTCAAGCACAACCTGGCGCAGGCCCCGCCGGGAAGCCATCTGACGGCCAACATCACCGGCCCGGCGGCAACCGTGGCCGACTTGACAGTCGCCGGTGATCAGGATCGGCTTCCGATCGAGCTGGCGATCGCCGTGCTGGTGCTTCTCGTCCTGCTGGTGATTTACCGCAGTGCGGTCACCATGCTGCTGCCGCTGGTGACGATCGGGATATCGCTGGTGATCGCGCAGGCGGTGGTCGCGGGCTATTCGGAATTGACGGACTCGGGCGTCTCGAATCAGTCGATCGTGTTTCTCAGCGCCATCATGGCCGGCGCGGGAACCGACTATGCGGTCTTTTTGATCAGTCGCTATCACGACTATCTGCGGTCGGGCGCGAGTTTCGAGCAAGCAATCAAGAAGGCGATGCTGTCGATCGGCAAGGTCATCGGCGCATCCGCCGCCACCGTCGGAATCACCTTCCTGCTCATCAGTTTCGCCCAGATGGGGGTGTTCAAGACGGTCGGCGCGTCGTCGGCGATCGGGGTGGGCGTGGCTTTCCTCGCCGCCGTGACGTTATTGCCGGCCATCTTGGTGCTGGCCGGTCCGCGCGGCTGGGTCAAGCCGCGGCGAGAACTGACCGCGCGATTCTGGCGACGGTCGGGCATCCGGATCGTGCGCCGGCCCAAGGCCAATTTGCTGGCCAGTGTGTTGGTGTTGATCATCCTGGCCAGCTGCGCCGGCCTGGTGCGCTACAACTACGACGATCGCAAGGCGCTGCGGGCGTCCGCGCCGAGCTCCGTCGGATATGCCGCTTTGGACCAACATTTCCCGGTCAATCAGTCCATTCCGGAGTACATCCTGGTCCAGTCACCGCACGACCTTCGGACGCCGAAGGCCCTCGCCGATTTGGAACAGATGGCCGACCGGGTCAGCCAGTTGCCGAATGTTGCTGCGGTCAGCGGTATTACGCGTCCCACCGGAAGTGTGCCCGAACAATTCCGAGCCACCTACCAAGCGGGTGCCATCGGCACCCTGCTGGCCGGCGGTTCCACCATGATCAACGATCACACCGGCGACCTGAACCGGCTGGTGGCAGGGGCCGGCACGCTGGCCAACAGCCTCGGCGATGTGCGTGGCCAGGTCAGCCAGCTCGCCGCCAGCGTGCAGGAACTGGAGAACGCCTTCTCCGCGGCGAAAAATCAGTACAGCGGCGACGCGCTGGTGCGGGAGGTCGACATCGCCGCGCAGCTCGTCGACCATGTTAACTCGCTGAGCAACGCCATGGGCTGGAACTTCACGGCGGCCAAGAACATGTTCGCCTGGATCGGACCGGTGTTGACGGCGTTGCAAAATAACCCGGTGTGCGACGCCGATCCATCGTGCAGCACCACCCGCGGGACGTTCGAGCAGCTGGTCGGCAATCGCGATCAAGCCGACCTCGATGCAATCAACCAGCTGGCGCATCAACTGCAGGACTATCCGGACAAGCAGGCGCTCAAGGCGTCCACCGACCGGCTGCGCGCCGCACTGCGCAAACTCACCGGCGTGCTGCACTCGATGGGGATGGACAAACCCGGTGGCCTGCAAGCGAATCTGAACGGTCTGCAGGATGGCGCCAGCCGGTTCGCCGGCGGCAGCCGGCAACTGGCCGACGCGGTCGCTCAACTCGTCGACCAAGTCAAACAGCTCGGCGCCGGGCTGAGCGAGTCAGCCGCATTCCTGTTGTCCATGAAACGTGATGCGGCGCAACCGGCAATGGCGGGATTCAACATTCCGCCCCAGCTCTTGCAGCTCGAAGAGTTTCAAAAAGCCGCGAAGGTGTTCATCTCGCCGGACGGGCATTCGGTGCGGTATTTGGTTCAGACCAAACTGAACCCGTTTAGCACCGAAGCCATGGACCAGGTCAACGCGATCACTGCGGCAGCCCGCGGAGCACAACCGAACACCGCGTTGGCCGACGCCACGATCTCGATGTCCGGATACACCGTGGCCCTTAAGGACACCCGCGACTACTACCAGCACGACATCCGGTTCATCATCGCGGTGACCCTCCTGGTCGTGTTACTGACCTTGATCGCGTTGCTGCGCGCCCTGGTCGCACCGTTGTATCTAGTTGGTTCTGTGGTGGTTTCGTACTTGTCCGCGGTCGGGGTCGGGGTACTGTTCTTTCAGTACCTGCTGGGTCAGCAACTACATTGGAGTGTGCCCCCGCTCGCGTTCGTGGTACTGGTCGCTGTGGGCGCCGACTACAACATGCTGCTCGTGTCGCGAATGCGGGAGGAGTCGCCACACAGCATGCGATACAGCATTATTCGCACGTTGAGTTCGACCGGAGGTGTGATCACCGCTGCGGGGCTGATCTTCGCCGCCTCCATGTGCGGTCTGTTGTTCTCCAGCATCGGTACCGTCGTGCAGGGCGGCTTCGTGATCGGTGTGGGCATCTTGCTGGACACGTTCTTGGTCCGCACCATCACGGTTCCCGCGATCGCCGCGCTGGTCGGGAAGGCGAATTGGTGGCCATCGGCCAAGTTTGGGCGTCCGCAGCTGCGGCGCACCGCCGGGCAGTCGCCGGTCGGACGCGCCGAGCCACAGCCGAATTAG
- a CDS encoding condensation domain-containing protein translates to MRIGKITVGALGEWAVTAGSVISWHPTAASSEKVRRAPVSCVPVSYMQAQHLRNYCERTAAGLNFSRQIIATCELPGTCDVAAMDRAVNAYLRRHDTFRSWFEQTGDGKFVRHTLTDPADIEFAPIDHGHMTVDEIHDHVVAIPSPLEWGCFTFGIVQSEDHFTFFAAMDHVHGDATLIGTTMMEANGMYSALSGGGQALTLPDAGSFDDFCTREREYTSTLTLDSPGVRAWIDFADNNGGGFPEFPLPLGNPAQSSSSDMASELLMDAAQTERFESACAAAGARFVGGLFACFALLEHEFTGALTYYGLTPRDSRTGADNFMTQGWFTGLIPITVPIAAASFGDAAWAAQASFDSGLDMAKVPYYRVLELAPWLNWPRPNFPVSNFLHGGAAPLNAILAAADLGLANNIGIYPDGRYSYQLTIYVFRYEEGTVMAIMHPDNPVARKSVNRYMSAMKSVCGRVAGSGHWGRVA, encoded by the coding sequence TTGCGCATCGGGAAAATTACGGTCGGCGCACTGGGTGAATGGGCAGTAACCGCAGGTTCGGTCATCTCTTGGCACCCGACCGCGGCGTCCAGCGAAAAGGTCCGACGGGCGCCGGTAAGTTGTGTGCCCGTCAGTTACATGCAGGCCCAGCATCTGCGTAACTACTGCGAACGGACGGCCGCGGGACTGAATTTCTCCCGGCAGATCATCGCTACCTGTGAATTACCTGGCACATGTGATGTGGCGGCCATGGATCGCGCCGTCAATGCGTACCTGCGTCGGCATGACACATTCCGCAGCTGGTTCGAGCAAACCGGTGACGGCAAATTCGTCCGGCACACCCTCACCGATCCTGCCGACATCGAATTCGCGCCGATCGACCACGGTCACATGACGGTGGATGAGATCCACGATCATGTCGTGGCCATCCCCAGCCCCTTGGAGTGGGGATGTTTCACCTTCGGGATCGTGCAGAGCGAGGATCATTTCACGTTCTTTGCCGCGATGGACCACGTCCACGGGGACGCGACGCTGATCGGCACGACGATGATGGAAGCCAACGGCATGTATTCGGCGTTGAGCGGCGGTGGGCAGGCCCTGACGCTGCCCGATGCCGGGAGCTTCGACGATTTCTGCACCCGGGAACGCGAGTACACCTCGACACTGACGCTGGATTCACCCGGTGTACGTGCGTGGATCGACTTCGCGGACAACAACGGCGGCGGTTTCCCGGAATTCCCCCTTCCGCTGGGTAACCCCGCGCAGTCCAGCAGCAGTGACATGGCCTCCGAACTGTTGATGGACGCCGCCCAGACCGAACGATTCGAATCGGCCTGCGCCGCGGCAGGCGCCCGCTTCGTCGGCGGCTTGTTCGCCTGTTTTGCCTTGCTGGAGCACGAGTTCACGGGCGCCCTCACGTATTACGGGCTGACTCCGCGGGACTCCCGCACCGGCGCGGACAACTTCATGACCCAAGGCTGGTTTACCGGTCTGATCCCGATTACCGTGCCGATCGCGGCGGCTTCGTTCGGCGATGCCGCGTGGGCGGCACAGGCGTCCTTCGACTCGGGTCTGGACATGGCGAAGGTGCCCTATTACCGCGTCCTGGAATTGGCGCCGTGGTTGAACTGGCCGCGGCCGAACTTTCCGGTGTCGAACTTCCTGCACGGCGGCGCCGCTCCGCTCAACGCCATCCTCGCCGCGGCTGACCTCGGGCTCGCGAACAACATCGGGATCTATCCCGACGGCCGCTATTCCTATCAACTGACCATTTACGTCTTCCGGTACGAGGAGGGCACGGTCATGGCGATCATGCATCCCGACAATCCGGTCGCCCGCAAGTCTGTGAATCGCTACATGTCAGCTATGAAGTCCGTGTGTGGCCGGGTCGCCGGTAGCGGACACTGGGGCCGCGTTGCGTAG